The following DNA comes from Streptococcus pasteurianus.
ATTATCAAGCGCACTTGGTAAACGAAAACCATAATTAACCAGCATTTCCTTACGCGAACGGTCTCCGTTATACATTCCTTTGATTTGACCCATGGTCATGTGACTTTCATCAACCATAATAAGGAAATCTTCTGGAAAGAAATCAAGTAAGGTAAACGGTGGCTCCCCTTCTGAACGACCGTCCATATGACGCGAATAATTTTCGACACCATTTGTATAGCCCATTTCACGAAGCATTTCAACATCGTATTCTGTTCTTTGGCGAATACGCTGCGCTTCTATCAACTTTCCTTCTGCCTCAAACTGCTTGACCTGCTCTTCCATTTCTTCCAAAATGTTGTGAATGGCGTGCTCCATATGTTCCTCATTGGTCATGAAGTGTGTAGCAGGGAAAATCGCTAAATGTTCCACCTCACCAAGAACTTTACCTGTCAAACTTTCGATTTCTCGAATACGGTCAATTTCGTCACCAAAAAATTCCACACGAAAAGCATGCTCATCACGACTGGCTGGGAAAATTTCGACAACGTCGCCACGCACACGAAAACGGCCACGTTGAAAATCAATGTCATTTCGTTCAAATTGAATGTCAACCAAATCGTTTAACAATTGGTCACGTGATATTTCTTGCCCAGGTCGCAAACTAACCACACTATCAGCATATTCTTTTGGTGACCCCAAACCATAGATACACGATACCGACGCTACTACGATAACGTCATTACGTTCTAGTAGGGCTGATGTTGCTGAATGGCGTAATTTATCGATTTCATCATTTACCGAGCTATCTTTTTCAATATAAGTATCGCTAGAAGGCACATAAGCTTCTGGTTGATAGTAATCATAATAAGACACAAAATATTCAACAGCATTGTCTGGGAAAAATTCTTTAAATTCCCCATAAAGTTGCCCAGCCAAAGTTTTATTATGAGCAATGACCAACGTTGGTTTGTTGACCTTAGCAATAACTTGACTCATCGTATAAGTCTTACCAGTTCCTGTTGCTCCAAGAAGAATTTGAGCTTTTTCCCCACCTTCAATATTATCCACCAAAGCCTCAATAGCTTCTGGTTGGTCTCCAGACGGTTGGTATTTTGATACTAATTTAAATTGATTGTTCTCTACTCTATCTATCATGATAATCCTCAAAACTGAAATTTGTTACTCTTATTGTAACACAAGTCAGTAAAAAAGGGATTTTTAGACTATTATTGCTAAAATCATAGTATTTCATGTAAGATTTTCTAACATCACATGTTTCTTAAATTTGCCTTAATGTCTGAATTTTGGTATAATAATACTATTCTAACCAAAAGGAGACTAACATGAAGCACAAATTGAAAGCTCTTATGCTAGCAATATTCTCTGTATTCTTTGTGTTTGGTGTCAAAGCTCAAGCAGACACAATTAGCATTGTATCTGATACAGCTTATGCCCCATTCGAATTTAAAGATTCAGACCAAACTTATAAAGGGATTGATGTTGATATCATCAAAGAAGTCGCTAAACGCGAGGGATGGGACTACGAACAAACTTACCCTGGTTTTGATGCTGCAGTAAACGCTGTTCAAGCGGGACAAGCTGATGCTCTTATGGCAGGAACAACCGTTACTGACGCACGTAAGAAAGTCTTTACTTTCTCTGATACCTATTATGATACTTCAATCGTTATCTACACCAAAAGTGGTAACACAGCCATTTCAAAATATAGCCAATTAAAAGGTAAAACTGTCGGTGTTAAAAATGGTACTGCTGCCCAAACTTGGCTTGACGAACATGCTGATAAATATGACTATACTGTCAAAACATTTGATACTAGCGATTTGATGAATAACAGCCTTGATTCTGGTTCTATTGATGCAGCGATGGACGACACACCAGTTGTTCAATACGCTATCAATCAAGGAAAATCATATGAAATCAATATCGATGCAGAATCAATCGGAAGCTTCGCTTTTGCTGTTAAAAAAGGAAGCAGCTACGAATATTTGATTGATGAATTCAACGAAGCCCTTGCTGCTATGAAAGAAGACGGTACTTATGACCAAATCATGCAAAAATGGTTAGGTGATTCATATACATCTTCTTCAACAAGCTCATCATCTAATAGTTCAGCCGCTTCAAGTACCTTAACATTAACTGGAGACGCTTCTGCTAAAGCTACACCCGTTAAAAGTACTTACAAAATCGTCATGGACTCTTCTTTCGCACCATTTGAATACCAAAATGATTCTGGTGAATATGAAGGTATCGACGTTGAATTGATTAAAGCTATCGCTGAACAACAAGGTTTCAACGTTGAAATTTCTAACCCTGGTTTTGATGCTGCGCTTAACGCGGTTCAAGCTGGACAAGCGGATGCGGTCATAGCAGGTATGTCAATCACAGACGCTCGTAAGGAAATTTTTGATTTCTCTGATGCTTACTACACTTCAAATATCTTACTTGCTGTAAAATCTGGTAGCAGCGTTAAAAGTTATAGTGATTTAAAAGGCTTAACTGTCGGAGCTAAAAACGGAACATCATCTTACACATGGTTATCTGAACACGCTGACGAATACGGTTATACCTTGAAAGCTTTTGACGAAGCCTCAACAATGTATGACAGCTTGAACTCTGGTTCTATTGATGCCTTAATGGATGATGAAGCCGTTCTCCTCTACGCTATCCAACAAGGACGCGACTTTGAAACACCTATCGCTGGGGAAAAATCCGGTGAATACGGATTTGCCGTTAGCAAAGGTTCTAACCCAGAATTGATTGAAATGTTCAACAACGGTCTTGCTGCCTTGGTTGAATCTGGCGAATACGACGAAATCGTCAATAAATACCTTGATACAAGTGATAGTTCAAGCTCAAGTTCATCAACTGTTGATGAAACAACAATCTGGGGACTCCTCAAAAATAACTATTCGCAATTACTTGCAGGTTTAGGAAAAACACTTAGCTTAACACTGATTTCATTTGCAATTGCTATGGTTATTGGTATTATCTTTGGTATGATGGCTGTTGCGCCAAACAAAGTTCTTCGTACTATTTCAGCTGTCTTTGTTGACATCGTACGTGGTATCCCATTGATGATTGTAGCTGCCTTTATCTTCTGGGGAATTCCAAACCTTCTCGAATCCATCACTGGCAGACAAAGTCCAATTAACGATTTCGTTGCAGCTACTATTGCGCTTTCGCTTAACGGCGGTGCTTACATTGCAGAAATCGTACGTGGTGGTATTGAGGCTGTTCCTCAAGGTCAAATGGAAGCCAGCCGTAGCTTGGGTATTTCATATGGTAAGACAATGCAAAAAATCATCTTGCCACAAGCTATTCGCCTAATGCTACCAAACTTCATCAACCAATTCGTTATTTCATTGAAAGATACAACTATCGTATCAGCAATTGGTCTTGTTGAACTCTTCCAAACTGGTAAAATTATCATTGCTCGTAACTACCAATCTTTCCGTGTGTATGCTATCCTAGCAGTTATCTACCTTGTAATGATTACCCTTTTGACACGTTTAGCAAAACGTCTAGAAAAGAGGCTTAAATAATGGCAGAATTAAAAATTGATGTACAAGAT
Coding sequences within:
- the uvrB gene encoding excinuclease ABC subunit UvrB, which translates into the protein MIDRVENNQFKLVSKYQPSGDQPEAIEALVDNIEGGEKAQILLGATGTGKTYTMSQVIAKVNKPTLVIAHNKTLAGQLYGEFKEFFPDNAVEYFVSYYDYYQPEAYVPSSDTYIEKDSSVNDEIDKLRHSATSALLERNDVIVVASVSCIYGLGSPKEYADSVVSLRPGQEISRDQLLNDLVDIQFERNDIDFQRGRFRVRGDVVEIFPASRDEHAFRVEFFGDEIDRIREIESLTGKVLGEVEHLAIFPATHFMTNEEHMEHAIHNILEEMEEQVKQFEAEGKLIEAQRIRQRTEYDVEMLREMGYTNGVENYSRHMDGRSEGEPPFTLLDFFPEDFLIMVDESHMTMGQIKGMYNGDRSRKEMLVNYGFRLPSALDNRPLRREEFESHVHQIVYVSATPGDYELEQTDTVVEQIIRPTGLLDPEVEVRPTMGQMDDLLGEINRRAEKGERTFITTLTKKMAEDLTDYLKEMGVKVKYMHSDIKTLERTEIIRDLRLGVFDVLIGINLLREGIDVPEVSLVAILDADKEGFLRNERGLIQTIGRAARNSEGHVIMYADKITESMQKAMDETARRREIQMRYNEEHGIIPQTIKKDIRDLIAISKSSDTDVTEDIPDYNAMTKAERQETIKKLQKQMQEAAEMLDFELAAQLRDMVLELKALD
- a CDS encoding ABC transporter substrate-binding protein/permease; the encoded protein is MKHKLKALMLAIFSVFFVFGVKAQADTISIVSDTAYAPFEFKDSDQTYKGIDVDIIKEVAKREGWDYEQTYPGFDAAVNAVQAGQADALMAGTTVTDARKKVFTFSDTYYDTSIVIYTKSGNTAISKYSQLKGKTVGVKNGTAAQTWLDEHADKYDYTVKTFDTSDLMNNSLDSGSIDAAMDDTPVVQYAINQGKSYEINIDAESIGSFAFAVKKGSSYEYLIDEFNEALAAMKEDGTYDQIMQKWLGDSYTSSSTSSSSNSSAASSTLTLTGDASAKATPVKSTYKIVMDSSFAPFEYQNDSGEYEGIDVELIKAIAEQQGFNVEISNPGFDAALNAVQAGQADAVIAGMSITDARKEIFDFSDAYYTSNILLAVKSGSSVKSYSDLKGLTVGAKNGTSSYTWLSEHADEYGYTLKAFDEASTMYDSLNSGSIDALMDDEAVLLYAIQQGRDFETPIAGEKSGEYGFAVSKGSNPELIEMFNNGLAALVESGEYDEIVNKYLDTSDSSSSSSSTVDETTIWGLLKNNYSQLLAGLGKTLSLTLISFAIAMVIGIIFGMMAVAPNKVLRTISAVFVDIVRGIPLMIVAAFIFWGIPNLLESITGRQSPINDFVAATIALSLNGGAYIAEIVRGGIEAVPQGQMEASRSLGISYGKTMQKIILPQAIRLMLPNFINQFVISLKDTTIVSAIGLVELFQTGKIIIARNYQSFRVYAILAVIYLVMITLLTRLAKRLEKRLK